Sequence from the Deltaproteobacteria bacterium PRO3 genome:
CCCGGCCATCATGCCGAACGCGAATACGCGATGGGCTTCTGCCTCTTCAACAACGTCGGCATCGCCGCCGAGCACCTGGTGCGGCGGCGCCACTTGAAGCGCGTGGCGGTCGTCGACTTCGACGTCCACCACGGCAACGCGACCCAGCACATGTTTTACGACCGGCCCGACGTCTTCTACATCTCGACGCACCGCTATCCCTTCTATCCGGGCACGGGCTCGGCGGACGAGAGGGGGAGCGGGGCGGGGGCGGGCTATACCCTCAACCTCCCGCTGCGTGCCGCCTCCAACGACGAGGACTACCGCCAGGCCTTCGAGACCGGCGTCCTGCCTGCGCTGCGGGCCTACCGGCCCGAGATACTATTGGTGTCGGCGGGCTTCGACGCCCACCGGCGCGACCCCTTGGGCGGAATGTCCGTGACCGATGCCGGATTTCGTTATATGGCGGAGGCCCTGGAAAAGGTCGCGGAGGATTGCTGCCAGGGCCGCACGGTCTATGTCCTCGAAGGGGGCTACGACCTGGAGGGCCTGGCGGGCGGCGTCCGCGAGGTGTTTAAAGTGTTACTCGAAAAATAATTTACCCTGTACGGAGGTAGACATGGCGCGACCCAGCCTGTATGGCATCGGTCTGGCCCTTGCAGCGGCCTACATCATCGGCGTCGCCGGAACCGCGTGTTCCGCGCCGCAAAATGCATCCCAGCCCAAGCCCAAAGAGGAGAAGAAAATGAGCAAGTCCTTCAGCGAACCCAAGCAGAGCAGCGTCGACCCGGCCAAGCAATACGAGGCCGTCATCGAGACCGATAAGGGGAGCATCCGCGTGAAGCTCTTCGCCAAGGAGGCGCCGCTTTCCGTCACCAATTTCGTCCAGCTGGCCAAGGGCGGCTTCTACGAGGGGCTGACCTTCCACCGCGTCGAGCCGGGCTTCGTCATCCAAGGCGGCGACCCCGACGGGAACGGCACCGGTGGACCGGGCTACACCGTGCCCGCCGAGATCGGCCAGCCCCACCTGAAGGGCGCCCTGGCTTGGGCCCGCACCGGAGACCAGGTCAACCCCGAGCGGCGCTCCAGCGGCTCGCAGTTCTACATCACCCTCGAGGCGACGCCCTTCCTCGACGGCGGCTACACGGTCTTCGGCCAAACCACCGAGGGCATGGACGTCGTCGCGCAGATTCGCAAGGGGGATAAGATCAAGAAGGTCGTGATTGAAGAGAAGTAGGGGCGAACACAAGCTTCGCCCCTACTCTAAGTCTTTCGTAAAAAACTCCGCCCCGCCTCCGCCGCCGGCCGAGCCGGCGCCGGTCGAGGCCACGCCCGTGCCGACGCCCGCGTCGCCCATCTCGGCGTCGCCGCCGCCCTGCACGACTTGGATGGGGGCCTCGTAGACCGAGAGGTCGATCCATTTGGGAATGGTGAAGTCCTTCGTGACGTAGCGCTTGGTGGCCTGCTCCATGTAGAGCAGCCAGATCGGCGCGGCGACGGTGCCGCCGGTCGCGCCACGGCCCAAGCTCTTTATCTTTTCGTCGAAGCCCACCCAGACGCCGGTGACCAAGTCGGGGGTGAAGCCGATGAACCAGGCGTCGGTCTCGCCGTTGGTCGTGCCGGTCTTGCCGCCGGCCGGCTTCTTCAAGGCGAGCACCCGGGTCCCGGTGCCGGCGCGCACGACGTCGCGCAGGATGCTGACCATCGTCATCGCCGTCTTGGGCGTGATGATGTAGCCGGGTGGGATGTAGTCGCCGTACAGGACCTTCTTTTCGTATTCCGTCAGGTTGAGTTGGTCCCCCTTGGTGGCCAGCTCGCCGGCCGCCATCAAGTCGTCCCGAAAGCCCATCTCTTCGATCGACTTTTGGCCGCTGCCCATGGGCATGGTCTCGGGCTGTGTCTCCGCCGAAGCCATGGTCTCGGGCTCGGCGGGCTTCGCGGGTTTGTCTCCCTTGTCGCCTTCCTTGACGGGCTGATAGCTGATCAGGAAGGGCGTGGAAGAGGGCCGGTGCTCCTCGATGACTTTGCCCTTCGGATCGACGATCTTCTGCACGAAATAGGTGTTGGGATGGATGCCGCCGTTGACGAAGGCGCCGTAGGCGGTGGTCAGCTCCTCGAGAAAGACCTCGTTGGAGCCGAGCGCCAGGGAATAATATTTAAAGATCGGCGTGGTGATGCCGAGCTTGCGCATGAAGCCGGCGACGTAATGCGTCCCGATGTCCATCAGGATGCGCACGGTGACGACGTTGCGCGAGTTGACCAGGGCGTTGCGGAACACCGTGGGCCCGTAATACTTCCCGCCGTAGTTCTTGGGCTTCCAGAACTTGCCGGGGGATTCTTCATAGACGATGGGGGAGTCCATGATGACCGTCGAGGGCGTGTAGCCCTTGTCGAGGGCGGCGGCGTAGATCAGGGGCTTGATCGAG
This genomic interval carries:
- a CDS encoding peptidylprolyl isomerase; translation: MSKSFSEPKQSSVDPAKQYEAVIETDKGSIRVKLFAKEAPLSVTNFVQLAKGGFYEGLTFHRVEPGFVIQGGDPDGNGTGGPGYTVPAEIGQPHLKGALAWARTGDQVNPERRSSGSQFYITLEATPFLDGGYTVFGQTTEGMDVVAQIRKGDKIKKVVIEEK
- a CDS encoding histone deacetylase; the encoded protein is MTKVGIVHDPRYQSHETGAMHPESPERLRAIERMLQSEGLLPKLVEIAPRAARAEDILLVHDKEHYDEVARSSEQAGVYLDGDTFAGPRSFEAAMLAAGGLLEATDRVLEGEVERSFAMVRPPGHHAEREYAMGFCLFNNVGIAAEHLVRRRHLKRVAVVDFDVHHGNATQHMFYDRPDVFYISTHRYPFYPGTGSADERGSGAGAGYTLNLPLRAASNDEDYRQAFETGVLPALRAYRPEILLVSAGFDAHRRDPLGGMSVTDAGFRYMAEALEKVAEDCCQGRTVYVLEGGYDLEGLAGGVREVFKVLLEK